DNA from Thermoplasma acidophilum DSM 1728:
GTTGGATCTTGATCAATCGGATACGGACTTTTCTATTGGGGGAAGTTTGCGTATCTCATCTCTGAAGATAGGAGTTTTACATCTTCCAACAAACTCCTAACTTTTTCAGAAGGGATCGCTTGCCCTGGATATTGAATTTTTCCATTGCTCGAGGCGTTTTCATTGTTCCTGACGGCCGGATCCCTATGGCGTTCTCGCGGGTCCTTGAATTTTCCCATAGTGAACCGTTATTTGCCTGTTCCGACGCCCCTAAAATGATGTGATATGTCAAATAATTACATTATGTTTATATATCATTGTTTCTATATGCATATGTGGAGAGACCAGAAACAGATTTAGATAGAGATGAACTTGTATCCAGTTTTCTGGGCAGACTGAAGAGATACAAGGGATTGAGGATTCCAGAGAATATATCAAAGGATGAAAACCTGAACAGAATAGCTCCATACCTGAAGAGATCCGGACTGATGGCAGACCTTCCGGAGAATGTTATTGTGGACGCCTTGAAGCTCTACCTTGAGAGCTCTTCAAGAGGTGTTTCCCGTGGCAGGGGCTGTGTCGCTGTTCTCGCAGCATGCCTTTTGATAGCATCAAGGAGGCAGGCAAACCCAATGACGCTCAAGTACATAGCCAGAAGCATGCACACGGATCCATCACGCGTATGGAGAACAGAGAATGCCATAGTCAAGAATATGAAGACCCCGTCTATATCGGCCAGGCCGATGGATTTTGTCGAACGGTACTCCGAGCTTCTCAACGTGGACAATGATGTGAGGAGCGAGGCCATAGCGCTTGTTCAGCAGTTCTCGCGTGAAATGAGGATAATGAGAAAGGCTCCATCAACCATCGCAATATCTGCAATATACCTTGCATCGGAAAGGCTGTCGAAACATCTCGTTCAGAGATACGTCGTAAAGAAGACTGGCATAACCGAGGTGACATTAATAAAGACGTACAAGGAGATGGCAGAGTATCTCTCCATGGGAACCGCAGACACGTGAAGGCATAACCGGTAAAGCTAACATAGGAGATAGGGATAACGGGTATACGGCAAGGATACTGATAACTGACGGAAATTCCGTTTCAGGATTCAATCTGGTAAAATTCGCGCTTGAAAATGGTAACCAGGTTGATGCACTTTTTGGCAGCGATCCAGCGGTGATTTCAAGATCCGTAGAAGCGCACAGGAAATTCCATTACGATGCGGTTATTGTGACCAATGCAAAGCCTGAGAATGCACTGGCGGCGATCGGTATAGCCAGAAAGGAGTTGGATGCGGACAGATACATATTGATCTCATCCGATCTTGTTTACACCCCTTCCAACGATCCCAAGGCCGAGGATTCACGCACAGAACCGATCACGGATGAAGGCAGGATCTTCCTGACCGCGGAGAGTCTGATGAATCAAGAAAGGGATGCCATTTTCCGGACAGGTTTCATCATAGGCCTCTGCTCGGTGAATCTCTACACGAATGTCCTGAACATGGTCAGATCGGGAATGCGCCTGTCATTGTCTAAAAGTACGATCAGAAATTTCATCAGAAATGCGGATCTTTCATCATTCATAATGAGATCCATCGAACGAAATATATCCGGTGTATACAATGTGGCTTCAGATGCCAGTACAGCATACGATTTTGCAAAGCGTCTCTGCGATATGGCCGGGCTCAAATGTACCCTTGAGGACAGCGGAGAGGATCTTGGCAATTACACTATGGATACATCCAGGTCTCTGAAGACGTTCGGCATGAGGCCTATGAGCGTGTTCGAAGGATACACGATCTCAGGAAGTTTCGATCTGCGGTGATTCTGCAGAATT
Protein-coding regions in this window:
- a CDS encoding NAD-dependent epimerase/dehydratase family protein → MISRSVEAHRKFHYDAVIVTNAKPENALAAIGIARKELDADRYILISSDLVYTPSNDPKAEDSRTEPITDEGRIFLTAESLMNQERDAIFRTGFIIGLCSVNLYTNVLNMVRSGMRLSLSKSTIRNFIRNADLSSFIMRSIERNISGVYNVASDASTAYDFAKRLCDMAGLKCTLEDSGEDLGNYTMDTSRSLKTFGMRPMSVFEGYTISGSFDLR
- a CDS encoding transcription initiation factor IIB family protein gives rise to the protein MERPETDLDRDELVSSFLGRLKRYKGLRIPENISKDENLNRIAPYLKRSGLMADLPENVIVDALKLYLESSSRGVSRGRGCVAVLAACLLIASRRQANPMTLKYIARSMHTDPSRVWRTENAIVKNMKTPSISARPMDFVERYSELLNVDNDVRSEAIALVQQFSREMRIMRKAPSTIAISAIYLASERLSKHLVQRYVVKKTGITEVTLIKTYKEMAEYLSMGTADT